In Paracoccus aerodenitrificans, the following are encoded in one genomic region:
- a CDS encoding exonuclease domain-containing protein, with protein MRLSLRLRVFLIFAGLAAGVLALLAVALLVAGRVLVPEGGTAPPGMTDALADIALIAGLGGLGLVTLVWYLFDANIARPVETLAGALLTGSVPDEKEGRYLADLAPAARAAAQSQARAQARLAEALSAHAEAQSREKSMLEHILSDIGAGAILTDPDGRVLFYNAASAQLLPGLALDRDLRRFLKPGGLDAAQKRLAAGAGATDVALCGVDGTRLSGRLRQMQDEEGGTILILRPARREPVPPRAPVEALRRHAAALIPLLDGLDAPLPDRLQQTIRDEGQGIATALRDLDKALTPSAPRQRRVAAEELARGLGLPLDDIAPVTLAADGWQIGGLIALLGQRLAESGRPPTVSIRKKEAEAVLQLRWQGADLPADLLDLWLNEAPDPDHPELTGADILAAHGSGIWPEPGAAVTLPLSISPVAREARPSVTYDFALASRAAPDQRPLNVLTCVVFDTETTGLSLSDRIVQIAGLRLAGGRLTGETFDTLVNPGRPIPQSSTAIHGITDQMVTDAPDMTTALRGFHHFSEGAVLIAHNAPFDMGLLRAAEAETGQHFPNRVMDTVLLSAMIWGQGAVHSLDAICDRLKVELPAELRHTAMGDAAATAQAYLRMLPALEAKGITRFQDVLAQAQRHRRLLSDANLTAAHGN; from the coding sequence ATGCGGCTGTCGCTTCGGCTGCGGGTGTTCCTGATCTTCGCCGGGCTTGCTGCGGGGGTTCTGGCGCTGCTTGCCGTGGCGCTGCTGGTTGCGGGCAGGGTGCTGGTCCCTGAAGGCGGCACCGCCCCGCCCGGCATGACCGACGCGCTTGCCGATATCGCGCTGATTGCCGGTCTGGGCGGGCTTGGGCTGGTGACTCTGGTCTGGTATCTTTTCGACGCCAATATCGCCCGCCCGGTCGAAACCCTTGCCGGAGCCTTGCTGACCGGCTCGGTCCCCGATGAAAAGGAAGGCCGCTATCTGGCCGATCTCGCCCCGGCTGCGCGGGCTGCGGCGCAGTCTCAGGCGCGTGCGCAGGCCCGGCTGGCAGAGGCGCTGTCCGCCCATGCCGAGGCTCAGTCGCGCGAAAAATCCATGCTGGAACATATTCTCTCCGATATCGGGGCAGGCGCGATTTTGACCGATCCTGACGGGCGGGTGCTGTTCTATAATGCGGCAAGCGCTCAGCTTCTGCCGGGGCTGGCGCTTGACCGCGATCTGCGGCGTTTCCTGAAGCCCGGCGGGCTGGACGCGGCGCAGAAACGGCTTGCGGCGGGGGCCGGGGCGACAGATGTGGCGTTATGCGGCGTGGACGGGACAAGGCTTTCGGGACGCTTGCGGCAGATGCAGGATGAGGAAGGCGGCACGATCCTGATCCTGCGCCCCGCCAGACGAGAGCCTGTCCCGCCCCGCGCCCCGGTCGAGGCGCTGCGCCGCCATGCCGCTGCGCTGATCCCGCTGCTGGACGGGCTTGACGCGCCACTGCCGGACAGGCTGCAACAGACGATCCGCGATGAAGGGCAGGGTATCGCCACGGCGTTGCGCGATCTGGACAAAGCGCTGACGCCCTCAGCCCCGCGACAGCGCCGCGTTGCCGCCGAGGAACTGGCGCGTGGTCTGGGACTTCCGCTGGACGATATCGCGCCGGTGACGCTGGCCGCCGATGGCTGGCAGATCGGCGGTCTGATTGCTTTGCTGGGGCAGCGTCTGGCCGAAAGCGGACGCCCTCCGACCGTCTCGATCCGCAAAAAGGAGGCCGAGGCCGTTCTGCAGCTTCGCTGGCAAGGCGCGGATCTGCCCGCGGATCTGCTGGATCTCTGGCTGAACGAGGCGCCCGATCCGGATCATCCCGAACTGACCGGCGCGGATATTCTTGCCGCGCATGGAAGCGGCATCTGGCCGGAACCCGGCGCGGCGGTCACCCTTCCGCTGAGCATTTCTCCTGTCGCCCGTGAGGCGCGTCCCTCGGTCACTTATGATTTCGCGCTTGCCAGCCGCGCCGCGCCGGATCAGAGGCCGCTGAACGTGCTGACCTGTGTGGTCTTCGATACCGAGACGACGGGACTGTCTCTCTCGGATCGCATCGTCCAGATTGCCGGGCTGCGCCTTGCCGGAGGCAGGCTGACCGGCGAAACCTTCGATACTCTGGTCAATCCGGGCCGCCCGATTCCGCAATCCTCGACCGCTATTCACGGCATCACCGATCAGATGGTCACCGACGCCCCGGATATGACAACCGCTCTGCGCGGGTTTCATCATTTCTCGGAAGGGGCGGTGCTGATCGCGCATAACGCACCGTTCGATATGGGGCTGCTCCGTGCGGCGGAAGCGGAAACCGGCCAGCATTTCCCGAACCGGGTGATGGATACGGTACTGCTTTCGGCGATGATCTGGGGGCAGGGCGCGGTCCACAGCCTCGATGCGATTTGCGACAGGCTGAAGGTCGAGCTGCCCGCGGAACTGCGCCACACCGCAATGGGAGACGCCGCCGCAACCGCGCAGGCCTATCTGCGCATGTTGCCCGCGCTGGAGGCCAAGGGCATCACCCGGTTTCAGGACGTTCTCGCACAGGCGCAAAGACATCGCCGCCTGCTCAGCGACGCAAACCTCACCGCCGCGCACGGCAACTGA
- a CDS encoding response regulator transcription factor encodes MARIMVIEDEDNIALALDFLLTRDGHEHMRLATGEGATSALREMRPDLVLLDIMLPGVSGYQIVQEMRADPGLLDVRVLMMTARGSVMERRKGLALGADGFIAKPFELAELRAEMARVLDIEKC; translated from the coding sequence ATGGCGCGGATCATGGTCATCGAGGATGAGGACAATATCGCCCTCGCGCTCGATTTCCTGCTGACGCGCGACGGGCATGAACATATGCGTCTTGCCACCGGCGAGGGCGCGACATCGGCTCTGCGCGAGATGCGGCCCGATCTGGTGCTGCTGGATATCATGCTGCCCGGTGTCTCGGGCTATCAGATCGTGCAGGAAATGCGGGCCGATCCGGGTCTGCTCGATGTGCGGGTGCTGATGATGACGGCGCGGGGCTCGGTGATGGAGCGGCGCAAGGGGTTAGCGCTTGGCGCGGACGGGTTCATCGCGAAACCTTTCGAACTGGCCGAACTTCGGGCGGAAATGGCCCGGGTGCTGGACATCGAAAAATGCTGA
- a CDS encoding DUF294 nucleotidyltransferase-like domain-containing protein, which produces MDQILQFISSIHPYDSLPEDELTRVAGSFARREYAADEFVYRHGERLDGLYLIENAAVEITDAHGGLVSSLSRGNSFGERGLLEDGAAATTARVIRPGAVLMLPAAEFRHLLNDSPAFARFFRRGRPATRGGADIATLKVSDLLTRSPLSAAPETPIAEAARMMRQAHVSSLGITDPSGALLGLVTIRDMSNRVVAEGRDGSDPVSAIMTADPVSLPPSALGSDVLNAMMERRVGHLPVVEAGRFVGMITQTDLTRVQAISASVLIRDVAQADTVGDMAAVTSRIPDLLVSLVAAHQRHEVVTRLITDIADAVTRRLLVMAEAQLGPPPAPYLWAACGSQGRQDQTGVSDQDNIMILTDGTDPADPYYESLARFVSDGLNAAGYVYCPGDMMATNPRWRQPRSVWRDYFRGWIEKPSPEAQILASVMFDLRAIGGDAALLSGLQAETLELASKNSIFVAHMISNSLKHQPPLGLIRGFATIRSGEHLGHIDMKMNGVVPVADMARVHALRGRLTAVNTRARLEEAEDAGVISGRGARDLIAAYDLIQSLRLENQAALVKAGRKPDNFLSPSDLPDFERSHLRDAFVVVRTMQSALGQGKGVLS; this is translated from the coding sequence ATGGATCAGATCCTGCAATTCATTTCCAGCATTCACCCCTATGACAGCCTGCCGGAGGACGAGCTGACCCGCGTGGCCGGTTCCTTCGCCCGCAGGGAATATGCCGCAGATGAGTTCGTCTATCGCCACGGCGAACGGCTTGACGGGCTTTATCTGATCGAAAATGCCGCTGTCGAGATCACCGATGCGCATGGCGGTCTTGTCTCATCGCTGTCGCGCGGCAACAGTTTCGGTGAGCGGGGCCTGCTTGAGGATGGCGCCGCCGCGACCACCGCCCGCGTGATCCGGCCCGGAGCGGTGCTGATGCTGCCTGCCGCCGAGTTCCGGCACCTGCTGAATGACAGCCCGGCATTCGCCCGGTTCTTCCGTCGCGGCAGGCCTGCGACGCGCGGCGGAGCAGACATCGCAACGCTGAAAGTATCGGATCTGCTGACCCGCAGCCCTCTGAGCGCCGCGCCGGAGACGCCGATTGCCGAGGCCGCGCGGATGATGCGGCAGGCGCATGTCTCTTCGCTTGGGATCACCGATCCATCGGGCGCTCTGCTGGGGCTGGTGACGATCCGGGATATGTCGAACCGAGTCGTTGCCGAGGGCCGCGACGGCTCTGATCCGGTCAGCGCGATCATGACCGCCGATCCGGTCAGTCTGCCGCCCTCGGCGCTTGGCTCGGATGTGCTGAATGCCATGATGGAGCGCCGCGTCGGTCATCTGCCGGTGGTCGAGGCCGGGCGCTTTGTCGGGATGATCACGCAGACCGATCTGACTCGTGTGCAGGCGATCTCGGCATCGGTGCTGATCCGCGATGTGGCGCAGGCGGATACTGTCGGGGACATGGCCGCGGTCACCTCGCGTATCCCGGATCTGCTGGTCTCGCTGGTCGCAGCGCATCAGCGGCACGAGGTCGTCACGCGGCTGATCACCGATATCGCCGATGCGGTGACACGGCGGCTTCTGGTCATGGCCGAGGCGCAGCTTGGCCCACCGCCCGCGCCCTATCTCTGGGCGGCATGCGGCAGTCAGGGGCGGCAGGATCAAACCGGCGTGTCGGATCAGGATAATATCATGATCCTGACCGATGGCACCGACCCGGCTGATCCCTATTATGAAAGCCTCGCCCGGTTCGTCAGCGACGGGCTGAATGCGGCGGGCTATGTCTATTGCCCCGGCGACATGATGGCGACCAATCCGCGATGGCGGCAACCGCGCAGCGTCTGGCGCGATTACTTCCGGGGCTGGATCGAGAAACCTTCACCGGAAGCGCAGATTCTGGCCTCGGTCATGTTCGATCTGCGGGCGATCGGAGGCGATGCCGCGCTGCTGTCCGGGTTGCAGGCCGAAACGCTTGAGCTCGCGTCGAAAAACTCGATCTTCGTTGCGCATATGATCTCGAATTCGCTGAAGCATCAGCCGCCGCTCGGGCTGATCCGGGGCTTTGCCACGATCCGTTCGGGCGAGCATCTGGGCCATATCGACATGAAGATGAACGGGGTGGTGCCAGTCGCCGATATGGCGCGGGTCCATGCGCTGCGGGGCAGGCTGACGGCGGTGAATACCCGCGCCCGGCTGGAGGAAGCCGAGGATGCCGGGGTGATCTCTGGCCGGGGAGCGCGGGATCTGATCGCAGCGTATGATCTGATCCAGAGCCTGCGGCTGGAAAATCAGGCAGCTCTGGTCAAGGCGGGGCGGAAACCGGATAATTTCCTGTCGCCCTCGGATCTGCCGGATTTCGAACGCAGTCATTTGCGGGATGCGTTTGTCGTGGTGCGCACGATGCAATCCGCTTTGGGACAGGGTAAGGGAGTGCTGTCATGA
- a CDS encoding sodium:solute symporter family protein, with protein MSQFTLNLIFIGLSFALYIGIAIWARAGSTSEFYAANRGVSPVMNGMATAADWMSAASFISMAGLIAFTGYDNSTYLMGWTGGYVLLAMLLAPYLRKFGKFTVPEFIGDRFYSRTARIIGVVCLLIISITYVIGQMTGVGVTFSRYLEVSNSTGLWIGAALVFCYAVLGGMKGITYTQVAQYVVLIIAYTIPAIFIALQLTGHFLPQTGLFGNLSGTDTKFLAKLDQVVTDLGFRQYTAHHTSTLDMALFTLALMIGTAGLPHVIIRFFTVPKVADARKSAGWALVFIALLYTVAPAVGAMSRFNLTTTMWPGAEAGETFSQPAVTLESIENDEDKQWMRNWQVTGLLNWEDKNGDGLIQYYNESGESEALTAAIEEQGLTGNELTTVNNDIMVLANPEIANLPGWVIAIVAAGGLAAALSTAAGLLLAISGAVSHDLVKGWLAPDISEKGELNAARISMAVSILVATILGLNPPGFAAQTVALAFGLAASSIFPVLMMGIFSTRINKQGAIWGMVAGIASTLLYIFSYKGFLFIAGTNLFEDNPANWLFGISPASFGVIGALINFGVAYFVSNATEEPPEEIVELVESIRVPRGAGAATGH; from the coding sequence ATGAGCCAGTTTACCCTCAATCTGATCTTCATCGGTCTGAGTTTCGCGCTGTATATCGGCATCGCGATCTGGGCCCGCGCGGGATCCACAAGCGAGTTCTATGCCGCGAACCGGGGCGTCAGCCCGGTGATGAACGGCATGGCGACGGCGGCGGACTGGATGTCTGCGGCTTCGTTCATCTCGATGGCGGGGCTGATCGCCTTTACCGGCTATGATAACTCGACCTATCTGATGGGCTGGACGGGCGGTTATGTGCTGCTGGCCATGTTGCTGGCGCCCTATCTACGCAAATTCGGCAAGTTCACCGTGCCGGAATTCATCGGCGATCGCTTCTATTCGCGCACCGCGCGGATCATCGGCGTGGTCTGCCTGCTGATCATCTCGATCACCTATGTGATCGGGCAGATGACCGGCGTCGGCGTGACCTTCTCGCGCTATCTGGAAGTGTCGAACTCGACCGGCCTCTGGATCGGGGCGGCGCTTGTGTTCTGCTATGCGGTCCTGGGCGGGATGAAGGGCATCACCTATACGCAGGTGGCGCAATATGTGGTGCTGATCATCGCCTATACGATCCCGGCGATCTTCATCGCGCTGCAACTGACCGGGCATTTCCTGCCGCAGACCGGGCTGTTCGGCAATCTGAGCGGGACCGACACGAAGTTCCTGGCCAAGCTGGACCAGGTGGTGACCGATCTGGGTTTCCGTCAATATACCGCGCATCACACCAGCACGCTGGATATGGCGCTGTTCACGCTGGCGCTGATGATCGGGACGGCGGGTCTGCCCCATGTCATCATCCGCTTCTTCACCGTCCCGAAAGTCGCGGATGCGCGGAAATCGGCGGGATGGGCGCTTGTCTTCATCGCTCTGCTTTACACCGTGGCTCCGGCTGTGGGGGCGATGTCGCGCTTCAACCTGACCACGACGATGTGGCCGGGTGCCGAGGCCGGAGAGACGTTCAGCCAGCCCGCCGTCACGCTTGAATCCATCGAGAACGATGAGGACAAGCAGTGGATGCGCAACTGGCAGGTGACCGGCCTGCTGAACTGGGAAGACAAGAACGGCGACGGCCTGATCCAGTACTATAATGAAAGCGGCGAAAGCGAAGCGCTGACCGCAGCCATTGAGGAACAGGGTCTGACCGGGAACGAGCTGACAACCGTGAATAACGACATCATGGTTCTGGCCAATCCCGAAATCGCCAACCTGCCGGGATGGGTCATCGCCATCGTGGCGGCGGGCGGTCTGGCTGCGGCGCTGTCGACGGCGGCGGGTCTGCTGCTGGCGATCTCGGGTGCGGTGTCGCATGACCTCGTGAAAGGCTGGCTCGCGCCGGATATCAGCGAGAAGGGCGAACTGAACGCCGCCCGGATCTCGATGGCGGTGTCGATCCTTGTTGCGACGATACTGGGGCTGAATCCGCCGGGCTTTGCGGCGCAGACCGTGGCGCTTGCCTTCGGGCTTGCGGCATCCTCGATCTTCCCGGTGCTGATGATGGGGATCTTCTCGACCCGCATCAACAAGCAGGGTGCGATCTGGGGCATGGTTGCCGGTATCGCCTCAACGCTGCTGTATATCTTCTCGTATAAAGGGTTCCTGTTCATCGCGGGCACCAATCTGTTCGAGGATAATCCGGCAAACTGGCTGTTCGGCATCTCGCCTGCATCCTTCGGGGTGATCGGTGCACTGATCAATTTCGGCGTGGCGTATTTCGTGTCCAATGCGACCGAAGAACCGCCCGAGGAGATCGTCGAACTGGTCGAATCGATCCGCGTTCCGCGCGGAGCCGGTGCGGCCACGGGTCACTGA
- a CDS encoding DUF4212 domain-containing protein, whose amino-acid sequence MSDKQSTNAYWRANLRIIYICIAIWALVSYGFAIIFRPLLSGIGIGGTDLGFWFAQQGSILVFIVLIFFYAWRMNKLDREHGVEE is encoded by the coding sequence ATGAGCGACAAGCAATCAACCAACGCCTATTGGCGCGCGAATCTGAGGATCATCTATATCTGCATCGCCATCTGGGCACTGGTGTCCTATGGCTTCGCGATCATCTTCCGGCCTCTGCTCAGCGGCATTGGCATCGGAGGCACCGATCTGGGGTTCTGGTTCGCGCAGCAGGGCTCGATCCTGGTCTTTATCGTGCTGATCTTCTTCTATGCCTGGCGCATGAACAAGCTCGACCGCGAACACGGCGTGGAGGAGTAA
- the acs gene encoding acetate--CoA ligase, which yields MSIENVAKHPIPEGFGKAHAGPGDYQRLYDESISDPEAFWGREGKRLDWIEPYTKVKNTDFTFGDVSIKWFEDGVLNACVNCVDRHLAKRGNKTAIIFEPDDPEAGAQNITYRELSDKVNRMANVLLSQGVMRGDRVVIYLPMIPEAAYAMLACARIGAVHSIVFAGFSPDALANRINDSGAKVVITADTAPRGGRRTALKSNCDAALLHCSDKVRCLVVKHTGDQTTWVQGRDVDVLSMMEQVSPECPPRPMNAEDPLFILYTSGSTGKPKGVVHTTGGYLVYTSLTHQYTFDYQNGDVFWCTADVGWVTGHSYIVYGPLANGATTLMFEGTPTYPDAGRFWAVCEKHKVNQFYTAPTAIRALMGQGTEFVEKYDLSSIRVLGTVGEPINPEAWNWYDKNIGKGKAPIVDTWWQTETGGHMITSLPGAIEAKPGSATLPFFGVKPAILDPESAKLKEGNPAEGVLCIADSWPGQMRTVWGDHQRFMETYFQQYPGYYFTGDGCTRDEDGYYWITGRVDDVINVSGHRMGTAEVESALVAHSKVAEAAVVGYPHEVKGQGIYAYVTLMNGEEPSDELRKELETWVRTEIGPIAKPDLIQWAPGLPKTRSGKIMRRILRKIAENDYGSLGDTSTLAEPEVVDDLIENRMNRG from the coding sequence ATGTCCATTGAAAATGTAGCGAAACATCCGATTCCCGAGGGGTTCGGAAAGGCTCATGCCGGTCCCGGTGATTATCAGCGCCTTTATGACGAATCGATTTCAGATCCCGAGGCTTTCTGGGGGCGAGAAGGCAAGCGGCTGGACTGGATCGAGCCTTATACCAAGGTCAAGAACACGGATTTTACCTTCGGGGATGTCTCGATCAAATGGTTCGAGGACGGGGTTCTGAACGCATGTGTAAACTGCGTTGACCGGCATCTGGCCAAGCGTGGCAACAAGACCGCGATCATTTTCGAGCCGGACGATCCTGAGGCCGGGGCGCAGAACATCACCTATCGCGAGCTGAGCGACAAGGTGAACCGCATGGCCAATGTCCTGCTGAGCCAAGGGGTGATGCGGGGTGATCGGGTGGTGATCTATCTGCCGATGATCCCCGAAGCGGCCTATGCGATGCTGGCCTGTGCGCGGATTGGTGCTGTGCATTCCATCGTTTTCGCGGGGTTCTCGCCCGATGCTCTGGCGAACCGGATCAACGATAGTGGGGCGAAGGTGGTGATTACCGCCGATACCGCGCCCCGGGGAGGCCGCCGCACGGCGCTGAAATCGAATTGCGATGCGGCGCTGCTGCATTGCTCGGACAAGGTGCGCTGCCTTGTGGTCAAGCATACCGGCGATCAGACGACCTGGGTGCAGGGCCGCGATGTCGATGTGCTGTCGATGATGGAGCAGGTCAGCCCCGAGTGTCCGCCGCGTCCGATGAATGCCGAGGATCCGCTGTTCATCCTGTATACCTCGGGGTCCACCGGCAAGCCGAAAGGGGTCGTGCATACGACGGGCGGCTATCTGGTCTATACCTCGCTGACCCATCAATACACGTTCGATTATCAGAACGGGGATGTATTCTGGTGCACGGCGGATGTCGGCTGGGTCACGGGACACAGCTATATCGTCTATGGTCCGCTGGCCAATGGCGCGACGACGCTGATGTTCGAGGGGACGCCGACCTATCCCGATGCGGGGCGGTTCTGGGCGGTTTGCGAAAAGCACAAGGTGAACCAGTTCTATACCGCGCCGACCGCGATCCGTGCGCTGATGGGGCAGGGGACCGAGTTCGTCGAGAAATACGATCTGTCCAGCATCCGCGTTCTTGGCACGGTGGGTGAGCCGATCAACCCCGAGGCGTGGAACTGGTACGACAAGAATATCGGCAAGGGCAAGGCGCCCATCGTGGACACATGGTGGCAGACGGAAACCGGCGGTCACATGATCACCTCGCTGCCCGGCGCGATCGAGGCGAAGCCCGGCTCGGCCACGCTGCCCTTCTTCGGCGTGAAGCCGGCGATCCTCGATCCCGAATCCGCGAAGCTGAAAGAGGGCAACCCGGCCGAGGGCGTGTTGTGCATCGCCGATAGTTGGCCCGGACAGATGCGCACCGTCTGGGGCGATCATCAGCGCTTCATGGAGACGTATTTCCAGCAATATCCCGGTTATTACTTCACCGGCGATGGCTGTACACGAGATGAGGACGGCTATTACTGGATCACGGGCCGCGTGGATGACGTGATCAACGTCTCGGGGCACCGTATGGGCACGGCGGAGGTCGAATCCGCCCTCGTCGCCCATTCCAAGGTCGCCGAGGCCGCCGTGGTCGGCTATCCGCATGAGGTCAAGGGGCAGGGCATCTATGCCTATGTCACGCTGATGAACGGCGAGGAACCCAGTGACGAGCTGCGCAAAGAACTGGAAACCTGGGTCCGTACCGAGATCGGACCTATTGCGAAACCCGATCTGATCCAGTGGGCGCCGGGCCTGCCCAAGACCCGTTCCGGCAAGATCATGCGCCGCATCCTGCGCAAGATTGCCGAAAACGATTATGGCAGCCTTGGCGATACCTCGACTCTGGCAGAGCCGGAAGTCGTGGACGATCTGATCGAAAACAGAATGAACCGGGGCTGA
- a CDS encoding pyridoxamine 5-phosphate oxidase yields MKNPVHNPDDEARALVRRLIADIRHVVLSVQDRQSGHPHLSRIAVQADADAVPVAFLSEIAHHTRLLHTEPRAGLLIEDLSDRGDAMARPRLTLRVIAEKLPQDSPDHEARIASWVAQNPKAKIYAALPDFFFWRMRPMGGLLNAGFGKAYVFSESDLRQP; encoded by the coding sequence ATGAAAAACCCCGTCCACAACCCGGATGATGAGGCTCGCGCTTTGGTGCGCAGGCTGATTGCGGATATAAGACATGTGGTCCTCTCGGTTCAGGACAGACAAAGCGGTCACCCGCATCTTTCACGGATCGCCGTACAGGCGGATGCTGACGCTGTGCCGGTCGCATTCCTCTCGGAAATCGCGCATCATACGCGGCTTCTGCATACCGAACCCCGCGCGGGTCTGCTGATCGAGGATCTTTCTGATCGCGGAGACGCGATGGCCCGTCCCCGCCTGACATTGCGCGTGATTGCCGAGAAACTGCCGCAGGATTCACCAGACCATGAAGCACGCATCGCCTCATGGGTCGCACAGAACCCCAAGGCGAAAATCTACGCGGCATTGCCGGATTTCTTCTTCTGGCGGATGCGGCCTATGGGCGGTTTGCTGAATGCCGGGTTCGGCAAGGCCTATGTGTTTTCGGAAAGCGACCTGCGCCAGCCATGA